Proteins encoded by one window of Chloroflexota bacterium:
- a CDS encoding sigma-70 family RNA polymerase sigma factor, translating into MSTNKTRAVPRVASAPEHPQFEDAFLANWQKVYRVLVRLVGDADEAQDLALETFWQLYREPPTRNPALNLGGWLYRVATNLGLNALRARKRRTRHEFDAGKWEIENHARDPECEAIANEERARVRAVLGAMDARQAQLLILRHSGASYKELATALEVSVNSIGTLLIRAEREFEKRYREREKDYASQ; encoded by the coding sequence GTGTCAACCAACAAAACGCGCGCGGTGCCGAGGGTCGCGTCCGCGCCAGAACACCCGCAGTTTGAAGACGCGTTTCTCGCAAATTGGCAAAAGGTGTATCGCGTCCTGGTGCGGCTCGTGGGCGATGCGGACGAGGCACAAGACCTGGCGCTCGAAACCTTTTGGCAACTCTATCGCGAGCCGCCCACGCGCAACCCGGCGCTGAACCTGGGTGGCTGGCTGTATCGCGTTGCGACAAACCTGGGTCTGAACGCGCTGCGCGCGCGCAAACGCCGCACGCGTCACGAATTCGACGCGGGCAAGTGGGAGATCGAGAATCACGCACGCGACCCAGAGTGCGAAGCCATCGCGAACGAGGAACGCGCGCGCGTGCGCGCGGTGCTCGGCGCGATGGACGCGCGGCAAGCGCAATTACTTATCTTGCGCCACTCGGGTGCGTCGTACAAAGAACTGGCGACCGCGCTCGAGGTCTCAGTCAATTCCATCGGTACGCTGTTGATACGCGCCGAACGCGAGTTTGAAAAGCGGTACCGTGAAAGGGAGAAGGACTATGCATCTCAATGA